A stretch of the Clostridiales bacterium genome encodes the following:
- a CDS encoding exonuclease SbcCD subunit D, which translates to MRILHTSDWHLGKTLEGFSRIEEQEKFIDELIGIVRDKKIDLVLIAGDIYDTSNPPAKAESLFYRAIKGITEDKKRGIIIVSGNHDNPERLVAPSPLASNEGIILLGTPRSVINKGKYGCMDVVDSGEGFIEIELKGERAVIITLPYPSERRLNEVFSDEFDQRENQRSYSERVGELFCKLQEKYRDDTINLAISHIYIKGGKTCDSERPIELGGSFAVGADKLPQKAQYIALGHLHKPQRIEYNGLNIMYSGSPLQYSKSEIDYAKSVYIIDVKAGQKPKIERVYLKNYKPIEVWKFNSIEDAIERCRNDGKRNIWVYIKIKTDRVITPSEMKEMRDLRPDILEIQPDVDGTDEEAAISKDMSEKSMKELFEEFYRSRRQMEPSEELIDLFLKVIQKEGDEDETFKTQAKGA; encoded by the coding sequence ATGAGAATACTTCATACATCGGACTGGCATCTCGGGAAAACCTTGGAAGGTTTTTCAAGGATTGAGGAGCAGGAAAAATTTATAGATGAGCTTATAGGAATAGTAAGAGATAAGAAAATAGACCTTGTGCTTATAGCAGGGGATATATATGATACGTCAAATCCTCCTGCCAAAGCCGAGAGTCTATTTTACAGAGCGATAAAGGGAATTACTGAAGATAAAAAAAGGGGGATTATCATAGTTTCAGGAAACCACGATAATCCCGAAAGGCTTGTTGCACCAAGTCCCCTTGCATCAAACGAGGGCATAATTTTGCTTGGTACGCCGAGGTCTGTCATAAATAAGGGCAAGTACGGCTGCATGGACGTTGTGGATTCGGGTGAAGGATTTATTGAGATTGAGCTTAAAGGAGAGAGGGCAGTAATAATAACTTTGCCATATCCCAGTGAGAGGAGATTAAATGAAGTATTTTCCGATGAATTCGATCAGAGGGAAAATCAGAGAAGCTATTCCGAGCGGGTCGGGGAGCTTTTTTGCAAACTGCAGGAAAAATACAGGGATGATACTATAAACCTCGCCATATCGCACATATATATCAAAGGCGGTAAAACATGCGATTCTGAAAGGCCTATAGAACTTGGAGGGAGTTTTGCAGTAGGAGCCGACAAGCTTCCCCAAAAGGCGCAGTACATAGCTCTAGGGCACCTGCACAAACCCCAGCGGATAGAGTATAACGGACTTAACATAATGTATTCGGGCTCTCCCCTGCAGTACAGCAAAAGCGAAATAGATTATGCCAAAAGCGTATACATAATAGATGTTAAAGCAGGGCAAAAGCCAAAAATCGAAAGGGTATATCTTAAGAACTATAAGCCTATAGAGGTGTGGAAATTCAACAGCATAGAGGATGCTATAGAAAGGTGCAGAAATGATGGTAAAAGAAATATATGGGTATATATTAAAATAAAAACCGACAGGGTTATAACCCCGTCGGAAATGAAGGAAATGAGGGATTTGAGGCCGGATATATTGGAGATACAGCCGGATGTAGACGGGACGGATGAGGAGGCTGCAATCTCCAAAGATATGAGCGAAAAAAGCATGAAGGAGCTTTTTGAGGAGTTTTACAGGAGCAGAAGGCAGATGGAACCTTCGGAAGAACTCATAGATCTTTTCCTGAAAGTCATACAAAAGGAAGGTGATGAGGATGAGACCTTTAAAACTCAGGCTAAAGGGGCTTAA